A region of Allocoleopsis franciscana PCC 7113 DNA encodes the following proteins:
- a CDS encoding HhoA/HhoB/HtrA family serine endopeptidase, translated as MSLSLKQLTLYLTLLGIGGGAGVLGSRYLMAEQQVASSPQAVPAVLQPLPPRSSIPAPDANVNFIAQAVELVGPAVVRIDSARKLSSKDVPEPFKNPFFRRFFGNETPPPEQRVERGTGSGFIISSDGRLITNAHVIAGADNVKVTLKDGRTFSGRVVGVDSVTDVAVVKIEAKNLPTVRLGTAQKLIPGEWAIAIGNPLGLDNTVTVGIISALDRSSSQVGVPEKRVSFIQTDAAINPGNSGGPLLNAKGEVIGINTAIRAGAQGLGFAIPIETAQRIANQLFTKGRVEHPYLGIKMVTLTPDLRKELNEDKSFGVKVTRDTGVVIVSVAKNSPAAQAGFQPGDVIEKVAGKPIKSAAEVQQQVEVSTVGANLDVEVSRQGNRQRLQVRPGAFPTESSEE; from the coding sequence ATGAGTTTATCCCTAAAGCAGCTAACCCTTTATCTGACTTTGCTAGGCATAGGCGGGGGTGCAGGGGTGTTGGGTAGTCGTTATCTCATGGCAGAGCAGCAGGTGGCAAGCTCCCCACAGGCAGTTCCCGCTGTCTTGCAGCCCTTGCCGCCTAGGTCATCCATTCCTGCTCCCGACGCCAACGTCAACTTTATTGCTCAGGCTGTAGAGCTCGTGGGGCCAGCGGTTGTGAGGATTGATTCAGCGCGTAAACTCTCATCCAAAGATGTTCCAGAACCGTTCAAAAATCCCTTCTTCCGGCGCTTTTTTGGGAATGAGACGCCCCCTCCTGAACAACGGGTGGAACGAGGAACTGGTTCAGGATTTATTATCAGCTCAGATGGACGTTTGATTACCAATGCTCACGTTATTGCAGGTGCAGATAATGTGAAAGTGACGCTGAAGGATGGTCGGACGTTTTCAGGACGGGTGGTAGGTGTAGATTCAGTCACCGATGTGGCTGTGGTCAAAATTGAGGCGAAGAATTTACCCACCGTTCGTTTAGGAACAGCCCAGAAGCTAATTCCAGGGGAGTGGGCGATCGCGATCGGCAATCCCTTGGGTTTGGATAACACGGTAACGGTTGGCATCATCAGTGCGTTGGATCGCTCTAGTTCTCAAGTCGGTGTTCCCGAAAAACGGGTGAGCTTTATCCAGACGGATGCCGCCATTAACCCTGGTAATTCTGGAGGGCCTTTGTTAAATGCCAAAGGTGAAGTAATTGGAATTAACACAGCCATTCGTGCTGGTGCTCAGGGATTAGGCTTTGCCATCCCGATTGAAACCGCCCAGCGAATTGCCAATCAGCTCTTCACTAAAGGTCGGGTTGAGCATCCGTACTTGGGCATTAAGATGGTAACGCTAACACCAGATTTAAGGAAAGAACTGAATGAAGACAAGAGTTTCGGGGTCAAAGTAACGCGAGACACCGGTGTCGTCATTGTCAGCGTTGCCAAAAACTCACCAGCCGCTCAGGCGGGTTTTCAACCCGGAGATGTGATCGAAAAAGTGGCTGGTAAACCTATTAAGAGTGCAGCAGAGGTACAACAGCAGGTTGAAGTCAGTACGGTGGGAGCCAATTTAGATGTTGAAGTGTCTCGTCAGGGTAACAGACAAAGGCTCCAAGTCCGACCTGGAGCTTTCCCGACGGAGTCATCAGAAGAGTAA
- a CDS encoding RRXRR domain-containing protein: MLRIPVVSPEGKPLMPTKPSRARRWIQDGLAVKKWSDLGVFYIQLINQPSGEKTQPIAIGIDPGKHYSGIGVQSSKVTLFMAHLVLPFQSIKDRMEQRRMMRRGRRGRRINRKAPYNQRAHRQKRFANRRGNKLPPSVRANRQLELRVATELCQIFPISQVVYEYIKADVDLTSGRKKARSGNGFSPVMVGQKWMLEHLSKLAPTSTLYGWETAAIRQQIGLVKEKKDKSNQSPETHAVDGISLASSQFIQYRQLKGKQGWWDGFVSITPAPFVVIRRPPVSRRQLHLMIPAKGGKRRKYGGTTTRHDFRKGDLVKAEMAGRVCVGWVSGDTQKQVSVSDLNWKRLGQFTASKVQLLCRATGLLVSPLRYCQLLGY; the protein is encoded by the coding sequence ATGCTACGAATTCCAGTTGTATCACCAGAAGGAAAGCCATTGATGCCAACCAAACCGAGCCGCGCACGTCGTTGGATTCAGGATGGATTGGCGGTAAAAAAGTGGTCAGACTTAGGGGTGTTTTATATTCAGTTAATCAACCAACCATCAGGAGAAAAAACTCAGCCTATAGCAATAGGCATTGACCCTGGTAAGCACTATTCGGGTATTGGAGTGCAGTCATCCAAAGTGACGTTATTTATGGCTCATTTGGTGCTGCCATTTCAGTCAATCAAAGACCGAATGGAGCAGCGTCGAATGATGAGACGCGGACGTAGAGGGAGACGAATTAATCGGAAAGCTCCCTACAACCAAAGGGCGCATCGTCAGAAAAGATTTGCTAATCGCAGAGGCAATAAACTGCCTCCAAGTGTTCGAGCTAATCGGCAATTGGAGCTAAGAGTTGCTACTGAGTTATGTCAGATCTTTCCGATTAGCCAAGTTGTCTATGAGTACATTAAAGCTGATGTTGACTTAACCTCTGGACGCAAAAAAGCTCGTTCAGGCAATGGATTCTCACCTGTGATGGTAGGACAAAAATGGATGTTAGAGCATTTGTCTAAGCTTGCACCTACATCTACTCTGTACGGATGGGAAACAGCAGCTATTCGACAGCAGATTGGATTAGTTAAGGAAAAGAAGGATAAATCTAACCAGTCACCCGAAACCCATGCTGTCGATGGAATAAGTCTGGCATCAAGTCAGTTTATTCAGTACCGACAACTTAAAGGTAAGCAGGGATGGTGGGATGGGTTTGTGTCTATAACCCCAGCCCCATTCGTTGTGATTCGTCGTCCACCAGTCAGTCGTCGCCAACTACATTTAATGATTCCTGCAAAAGGAGGAAAACGTAGAAAATATGGGGGTACAACTACTCGTCATGATTTCCGTAAAGGCGATTTAGTTAAGGCAGAAATGGCGGGTCGGGTTTGCGTAGGGTGGGTAAGTGGAGACACCCAAAAACAAGTAAGTGTTTCTGATTTGAATTGGAAACGATTGGGGCAGTTTACTGCATCTAAAGTCCAGCTACTTTGTCGCGCAACAGGGTTGCTGGTTAGCCCACTACGTTATTGTCAATTGCTGGGGTATTGA